A window from Theobroma cacao cultivar B97-61/B2 chromosome 3, Criollo_cocoa_genome_V2, whole genome shotgun sequence encodes these proteins:
- the LOC18604136 gene encoding synaptotagmin-5 isoform X1, producing the protein MGGRRKRALMNVDEVVDFFNNIIVEKPYLFLLIPFILIFWAIEKWFFSLSNWVPLVLAVWATIQYGNYQHRMVVEDLNKKWKRVILNTSPITPLEHCEWLNKLLMEIWLNFMNPKLSLRFQSIVEKRLKHRKSRLIEKVELLEFSLGSSPPCLGLHGTRWSTSGDQRVMRLGFDWDTTDISIMLLAKVAKPFFGTAKIVINSLHIKGDLLLMPILAGKAILYSFISTPEVRITVAFGSGGSQSLPATELPGVSSWLVKLLTDTLSKTMVEPRRQCFSLPTVDLRKKAVGGIIYVTVISASKLSRSSLRGSPTRRQPSFAVDGLEDHFDDKDLQTFVEVELGELTRRTYVRPGSSPQWDSTFNMVLHDNTGTVRFHLYERTPGSVKYDYLASCEIKMKYVSDDSTIFWAVGPDSGVIARHSEVCGKEVEMVLPFEGVNAGKQLAVRLVVKEWQFSDGSHSFNNFRVRSQPTLNGSSNFLSRTGRKINVTVVEGKDIVTKDKFGKCNPYVKLQYGKVLQKTRTAHSFNPIWNQKFEFDEIGGGEYLKIKCYTEEVFGDDSIGSARINLEGLVEGSVRDVWVPLEKVNSGELRIQIEAVSIDDYEGSRGSAYPGNGWIELVLVEARDLIAADLRGTSDPYVRVHYGNLKRRTKVMYRTLNPQWHQTLEFPDDGSPLELHVKDHNALLPTSNIGDCVVEYQRLPPNEMSDKWIPLQGVKRGEIHVQVTRKVPELLKRPSLDPEPSLTKAHQISSQMKQMMIKLQSSIEDSNLEGVSNPLSELEALQDLQEEYMVQLETEQMLLLNKIKELGQEILNSSPSRRSSGS; encoded by the exons atgggtggaaggAGAAAGAGAGCTTTGATGAATGTTGATGAAGTTGTGGACTTTTTCAACAACATCATAGTGGAGAAGCCTTATCTCTTTTTGTTGATCCCTTTTATTTTGATCTTCTGGGCTATAGAGAAATGGTTTTTCTCTCTGTCCAATTGGGTTCCTCTTGTTCTGGCCGTTTGGGCAACTATCCAG TATGGTAATTATCAACACCGAATGGTTGTTGAAGACTTGAATAAAAAGTGGAAGCGAGTCATACTAAATACCTCG CCAATAACACCATTGGAGCACTGTGAGTGGCTAAACAAGCTTTTAATGGAGATTTGGTTGAACTTCATGAATCCAAAGCTTTCGTTAAGGTTCCAGTCGATTGTTGAG AAACGCTTGAAACATCGCAAATCAAGACTCATT GAAAAAGTGGAATTGCTGGAGTTTTCACTAGGTTCATCTCCACCTTGCTTGGGTCTTCATGGGACTCGCTGGTCAACTTCAGGTGATCAG CGAGTTATGCGCTTGGGCTTTGACTGGGACACCACTGACATTAGCATTATGTTGCTTGCCAAGGTGGCCAAGCCATTCTTTGGAACTGCAAAAATTGTTATAAACAGCCTTCACATCAAGGGTGAT CTTCTCTTGATGCCAATTCTGGCTGGGAAAGCAATTTTGTACTCATTTATATCTACTCCTGAAGTAAGGATAACAGTTGCTTTTGGAAGTGGAGGAAGCCAATCACTACCTGCAACAGAGCTGCCTGGTGTTTCTTCTTGGTTG GTTAAACTTTTGACTGACACCTTATCTAAGACAATGGTTGAACCTCGCCGTCAATGTTTCTCTTTACCTACTGTAGATTTAAGGAAGAAGGCTGTTGGTGGTATTATATATGTGACAGTCATTTCAGCAAGTAAACTTTCTAGAAGTAGCTTGAGAGGAAGCCCAACAAGAAGGCAACCAAGTTTTGCTGTAGATGGTTTAGAAGATCACTTTGATGATAAAGATCTACAGACATTTGTTGAAGTTGAGTTAGGAGAGTTAACCAGAAGAACATATGTCAGGCCAGGCTCTAGTCCTCAATGGGATTCAACATTTAACATGGTTTTACATGATAATACAGGCACTGTTCGATTCCATCTCTATGAGCGTACTCCTGGCAGTGTGAAGTATGACTATCTAGCAAGTTGTGAGATTAAG ATGAAATATGTTTCAGATGATTCCACGATATTTTGGGCAGTAGGCCCAGATTCTGGTGTAATAGCCAGGCATTCTGAAGTTTGTGGCAAGGAAGTTGAAATGGTTCTTCCATTTGAAGGGGTCAATGCAGGGAAG CAGTTGGCAGTCAGGCTTGTGGTAAAAGAATGGCAATTTTCTGATGGTTCTCATAGCTTCAACAACTTCCGTGTTAGGTCACAACCAACGCTGAATGGGTCATCAAATTTCCTTTCAAGAACTGGaaggaaaattaatgtaaCTGTTGTGGAAGGGAAGGATATTGTTACAAAAGACAAATTTGGAAAGTGTAACCCCTATGTTAAATTGCAGTATGGAAAG GTTCTCCAGAAAACAAGGACAGCACACTCTTTTAATCCTATCTGGAATCAGAAGTTTGAGTTTGATGAAATAGGAGGTGGTGAATACCTGAAGATAAAATGCTACACTGAAGAGGTCTTTGGAGATGACAGCATTGGTAGTGCACGGATAAATCTCGAGGGACTGGTAGAAGGGTCAGTGAGGGATGTGTGGGTCCCTCTTGAGAAAGTGAATTCAGGAGAACTAAGGATCCAGATAGAAGCAGTTAGCATTGATGACTATGAAGGATCAAGG gGTTCTGCATATCCAGGTAATGGCTGGATCGAACTTGTGCTTGTTGAAGCAAGAGACCTAATAGCTGCTGATCTAAGGGGGACAAGTGATCCATACGTGAGGGTGCATTATGGAAACTTGAAGAGACGAACAAAG GTTATGTACAGAACATTGAATCCTCAGTGGCATCAAACTTTGGAATTCCCTGATGATGGTAGTCCCTTGGAGTTGCATGTGAAAGACCACAATGCCTTGCTACCGACATCCAACATAGGTGATTGTGTTGTAGAATATCAGAGACTGCCTCCAAATGAGATGTCTGACAAGTGGATACCGCTTCAAGGGGTCAAAAGGGGAGAGATTCATGTTCAGGTTACGAGAAAAGTCCCAGAATTACTGAAGAGACCTAGTCTGGACCCTGAACCATCCTTAACAAAAGCACATCAAATATCAAGCCAG ATGAAACAAATGATGATCAAGCTTCAGTCTTCAATTGAGGATAGCAACCTTGAAGGAGTCTCAAATCCATTGAGTGAACTTGAAGCTCTTCAAGATTTGCAAGAAGAATACATGGTACAGCTTGAGACTGAGCAAATGCTTCTACTCAACAAGATAAAGGAGCTTGGTCAGGAAATTTTGAACTCATCACCTTCTAGAAGATCTTCTGGAAGTTGA
- the LOC18604136 gene encoding synaptotagmin-5 isoform X2 has translation MGGRRKRALMNVDEVVDFFNNIIVEKPYLFLLIPFILIFWAIEKWFFSLSNWVPLVLAVWATIQYGNYQHRMVVEDLNKKWKRVILNTSPITPLEHCEWLNKLLMEIWLNFMNPKLSLRFQSIVEKRLKHRKSRLIEKVELLEFSLGSSPPCLGLHGTRWSTSGDQRVMRLGFDWDTTDISIMLLAKVAKPFFGTAKIVINSLHIKGDLLLMPILAGKAILYSFISTPEVRITVAFGSGGSQSLPATELPGVSSWLVKLLTDTLSKTMVEPRRQCFSLPTVDLRKKAVGGIIYVTVISASKLSRSSLRGSPTRRQPSFAVDGLEDHFDDKDLQTFVEVELGELTRRTYVRPGSSPQWDSTFNMVLHDNTGTVRFHLYERTPGSVKYDYLASCEIKMKYVSDDSTIFWAVGPDSGVIARHSEVCGKEVEMVLPFEGVNAGKLAVRLVVKEWQFSDGSHSFNNFRVRSQPTLNGSSNFLSRTGRKINVTVVEGKDIVTKDKFGKCNPYVKLQYGKVLQKTRTAHSFNPIWNQKFEFDEIGGGEYLKIKCYTEEVFGDDSIGSARINLEGLVEGSVRDVWVPLEKVNSGELRIQIEAVSIDDYEGSRGSAYPGNGWIELVLVEARDLIAADLRGTSDPYVRVHYGNLKRRTKVMYRTLNPQWHQTLEFPDDGSPLELHVKDHNALLPTSNIGDCVVEYQRLPPNEMSDKWIPLQGVKRGEIHVQVTRKVPELLKRPSLDPEPSLTKAHQISSQMKQMMIKLQSSIEDSNLEGVSNPLSELEALQDLQEEYMVQLETEQMLLLNKIKELGQEILNSSPSRRSSGS, from the exons atgggtggaaggAGAAAGAGAGCTTTGATGAATGTTGATGAAGTTGTGGACTTTTTCAACAACATCATAGTGGAGAAGCCTTATCTCTTTTTGTTGATCCCTTTTATTTTGATCTTCTGGGCTATAGAGAAATGGTTTTTCTCTCTGTCCAATTGGGTTCCTCTTGTTCTGGCCGTTTGGGCAACTATCCAG TATGGTAATTATCAACACCGAATGGTTGTTGAAGACTTGAATAAAAAGTGGAAGCGAGTCATACTAAATACCTCG CCAATAACACCATTGGAGCACTGTGAGTGGCTAAACAAGCTTTTAATGGAGATTTGGTTGAACTTCATGAATCCAAAGCTTTCGTTAAGGTTCCAGTCGATTGTTGAG AAACGCTTGAAACATCGCAAATCAAGACTCATT GAAAAAGTGGAATTGCTGGAGTTTTCACTAGGTTCATCTCCACCTTGCTTGGGTCTTCATGGGACTCGCTGGTCAACTTCAGGTGATCAG CGAGTTATGCGCTTGGGCTTTGACTGGGACACCACTGACATTAGCATTATGTTGCTTGCCAAGGTGGCCAAGCCATTCTTTGGAACTGCAAAAATTGTTATAAACAGCCTTCACATCAAGGGTGAT CTTCTCTTGATGCCAATTCTGGCTGGGAAAGCAATTTTGTACTCATTTATATCTACTCCTGAAGTAAGGATAACAGTTGCTTTTGGAAGTGGAGGAAGCCAATCACTACCTGCAACAGAGCTGCCTGGTGTTTCTTCTTGGTTG GTTAAACTTTTGACTGACACCTTATCTAAGACAATGGTTGAACCTCGCCGTCAATGTTTCTCTTTACCTACTGTAGATTTAAGGAAGAAGGCTGTTGGTGGTATTATATATGTGACAGTCATTTCAGCAAGTAAACTTTCTAGAAGTAGCTTGAGAGGAAGCCCAACAAGAAGGCAACCAAGTTTTGCTGTAGATGGTTTAGAAGATCACTTTGATGATAAAGATCTACAGACATTTGTTGAAGTTGAGTTAGGAGAGTTAACCAGAAGAACATATGTCAGGCCAGGCTCTAGTCCTCAATGGGATTCAACATTTAACATGGTTTTACATGATAATACAGGCACTGTTCGATTCCATCTCTATGAGCGTACTCCTGGCAGTGTGAAGTATGACTATCTAGCAAGTTGTGAGATTAAG ATGAAATATGTTTCAGATGATTCCACGATATTTTGGGCAGTAGGCCCAGATTCTGGTGTAATAGCCAGGCATTCTGAAGTTTGTGGCAAGGAAGTTGAAATGGTTCTTCCATTTGAAGGGGTCAATGCAGGGAAG TTGGCAGTCAGGCTTGTGGTAAAAGAATGGCAATTTTCTGATGGTTCTCATAGCTTCAACAACTTCCGTGTTAGGTCACAACCAACGCTGAATGGGTCATCAAATTTCCTTTCAAGAACTGGaaggaaaattaatgtaaCTGTTGTGGAAGGGAAGGATATTGTTACAAAAGACAAATTTGGAAAGTGTAACCCCTATGTTAAATTGCAGTATGGAAAG GTTCTCCAGAAAACAAGGACAGCACACTCTTTTAATCCTATCTGGAATCAGAAGTTTGAGTTTGATGAAATAGGAGGTGGTGAATACCTGAAGATAAAATGCTACACTGAAGAGGTCTTTGGAGATGACAGCATTGGTAGTGCACGGATAAATCTCGAGGGACTGGTAGAAGGGTCAGTGAGGGATGTGTGGGTCCCTCTTGAGAAAGTGAATTCAGGAGAACTAAGGATCCAGATAGAAGCAGTTAGCATTGATGACTATGAAGGATCAAGG gGTTCTGCATATCCAGGTAATGGCTGGATCGAACTTGTGCTTGTTGAAGCAAGAGACCTAATAGCTGCTGATCTAAGGGGGACAAGTGATCCATACGTGAGGGTGCATTATGGAAACTTGAAGAGACGAACAAAG GTTATGTACAGAACATTGAATCCTCAGTGGCATCAAACTTTGGAATTCCCTGATGATGGTAGTCCCTTGGAGTTGCATGTGAAAGACCACAATGCCTTGCTACCGACATCCAACATAGGTGATTGTGTTGTAGAATATCAGAGACTGCCTCCAAATGAGATGTCTGACAAGTGGATACCGCTTCAAGGGGTCAAAAGGGGAGAGATTCATGTTCAGGTTACGAGAAAAGTCCCAGAATTACTGAAGAGACCTAGTCTGGACCCTGAACCATCCTTAACAAAAGCACATCAAATATCAAGCCAG ATGAAACAAATGATGATCAAGCTTCAGTCTTCAATTGAGGATAGCAACCTTGAAGGAGTCTCAAATCCATTGAGTGAACTTGAAGCTCTTCAAGATTTGCAAGAAGAATACATGGTACAGCTTGAGACTGAGCAAATGCTTCTACTCAACAAGATAAAGGAGCTTGGTCAGGAAATTTTGAACTCATCACCTTCTAGAAGATCTTCTGGAAGTTGA
- the LOC18604136 gene encoding extended synaptotagmin-1 isoform X3: protein MGLAGQLQRVMRLGFDWDTTDISIMLLAKVAKPFFGTAKIVINSLHIKGDLLLMPILAGKAILYSFISTPEVRITVAFGSGGSQSLPATELPGVSSWLVKLLTDTLSKTMVEPRRQCFSLPTVDLRKKAVGGIIYVTVISASKLSRSSLRGSPTRRQPSFAVDGLEDHFDDKDLQTFVEVELGELTRRTYVRPGSSPQWDSTFNMVLHDNTGTVRFHLYERTPGSVKYDYLASCEIKMKYVSDDSTIFWAVGPDSGVIARHSEVCGKEVEMVLPFEGVNAGKQLAVRLVVKEWQFSDGSHSFNNFRVRSQPTLNGSSNFLSRTGRKINVTVVEGKDIVTKDKFGKCNPYVKLQYGKVLQKTRTAHSFNPIWNQKFEFDEIGGGEYLKIKCYTEEVFGDDSIGSARINLEGLVEGSVRDVWVPLEKVNSGELRIQIEAVSIDDYEGSRGSAYPGNGWIELVLVEARDLIAADLRGTSDPYVRVHYGNLKRRTKVMYRTLNPQWHQTLEFPDDGSPLELHVKDHNALLPTSNIGDCVVEYQRLPPNEMSDKWIPLQGVKRGEIHVQVTRKVPELLKRPSLDPEPSLTKAHQISSQMKQMMIKLQSSIEDSNLEGVSNPLSELEALQDLQEEYMVQLETEQMLLLNKIKELGQEILNSSPSRRSSGS, encoded by the exons ATGGGACTCGCTGGTCAACTTCAG CGAGTTATGCGCTTGGGCTTTGACTGGGACACCACTGACATTAGCATTATGTTGCTTGCCAAGGTGGCCAAGCCATTCTTTGGAACTGCAAAAATTGTTATAAACAGCCTTCACATCAAGGGTGAT CTTCTCTTGATGCCAATTCTGGCTGGGAAAGCAATTTTGTACTCATTTATATCTACTCCTGAAGTAAGGATAACAGTTGCTTTTGGAAGTGGAGGAAGCCAATCACTACCTGCAACAGAGCTGCCTGGTGTTTCTTCTTGGTTG GTTAAACTTTTGACTGACACCTTATCTAAGACAATGGTTGAACCTCGCCGTCAATGTTTCTCTTTACCTACTGTAGATTTAAGGAAGAAGGCTGTTGGTGGTATTATATATGTGACAGTCATTTCAGCAAGTAAACTTTCTAGAAGTAGCTTGAGAGGAAGCCCAACAAGAAGGCAACCAAGTTTTGCTGTAGATGGTTTAGAAGATCACTTTGATGATAAAGATCTACAGACATTTGTTGAAGTTGAGTTAGGAGAGTTAACCAGAAGAACATATGTCAGGCCAGGCTCTAGTCCTCAATGGGATTCAACATTTAACATGGTTTTACATGATAATACAGGCACTGTTCGATTCCATCTCTATGAGCGTACTCCTGGCAGTGTGAAGTATGACTATCTAGCAAGTTGTGAGATTAAG ATGAAATATGTTTCAGATGATTCCACGATATTTTGGGCAGTAGGCCCAGATTCTGGTGTAATAGCCAGGCATTCTGAAGTTTGTGGCAAGGAAGTTGAAATGGTTCTTCCATTTGAAGGGGTCAATGCAGGGAAG CAGTTGGCAGTCAGGCTTGTGGTAAAAGAATGGCAATTTTCTGATGGTTCTCATAGCTTCAACAACTTCCGTGTTAGGTCACAACCAACGCTGAATGGGTCATCAAATTTCCTTTCAAGAACTGGaaggaaaattaatgtaaCTGTTGTGGAAGGGAAGGATATTGTTACAAAAGACAAATTTGGAAAGTGTAACCCCTATGTTAAATTGCAGTATGGAAAG GTTCTCCAGAAAACAAGGACAGCACACTCTTTTAATCCTATCTGGAATCAGAAGTTTGAGTTTGATGAAATAGGAGGTGGTGAATACCTGAAGATAAAATGCTACACTGAAGAGGTCTTTGGAGATGACAGCATTGGTAGTGCACGGATAAATCTCGAGGGACTGGTAGAAGGGTCAGTGAGGGATGTGTGGGTCCCTCTTGAGAAAGTGAATTCAGGAGAACTAAGGATCCAGATAGAAGCAGTTAGCATTGATGACTATGAAGGATCAAGG gGTTCTGCATATCCAGGTAATGGCTGGATCGAACTTGTGCTTGTTGAAGCAAGAGACCTAATAGCTGCTGATCTAAGGGGGACAAGTGATCCATACGTGAGGGTGCATTATGGAAACTTGAAGAGACGAACAAAG GTTATGTACAGAACATTGAATCCTCAGTGGCATCAAACTTTGGAATTCCCTGATGATGGTAGTCCCTTGGAGTTGCATGTGAAAGACCACAATGCCTTGCTACCGACATCCAACATAGGTGATTGTGTTGTAGAATATCAGAGACTGCCTCCAAATGAGATGTCTGACAAGTGGATACCGCTTCAAGGGGTCAAAAGGGGAGAGATTCATGTTCAGGTTACGAGAAAAGTCCCAGAATTACTGAAGAGACCTAGTCTGGACCCTGAACCATCCTTAACAAAAGCACATCAAATATCAAGCCAG ATGAAACAAATGATGATCAAGCTTCAGTCTTCAATTGAGGATAGCAACCTTGAAGGAGTCTCAAATCCATTGAGTGAACTTGAAGCTCTTCAAGATTTGCAAGAAGAATACATGGTACAGCTTGAGACTGAGCAAATGCTTCTACTCAACAAGATAAAGGAGCTTGGTCAGGAAATTTTGAACTCATCACCTTCTAGAAGATCTTCTGGAAGTTGA
- the LOC18604137 gene encoding VQ motif-containing protein 20 — MSPTQFHDHHYHHHAKKDTTSNGNAAPLCPPPLKINKDSHLIRKSSSSSSSSSAASSLGVTCTAKPPHQQQRHPVIIYTHSPKVIHTHPKDFMALVQKLTGLSRSEDDNHQNHHHHHHHHHHNNNHHDAPHQPKVDNGAASAEEDSKRIINDDNDSSSVITDENGEGQVNSCFVPPLFDPPPAPFLTNIPVFTPNSADFLCVNQPFYNYTDSLFFTPNMRSSISSSGLEGMNEFRDF; from the coding sequence ATGAGCCCTACACAATTTCATGATCACCACTACCACCACCATGCAAAGAAGGATACGACGTCCAACGGGAATGCTGCCCCCCTATGCCCTCCGCCCCTGAAAATCAACAAAGACTCTCATTTGATCAGGAAATCATCATCTTCGTCGTCATCCTCGTCGGCAGCCTCCTCCCTCGGCGTCACCTGCACCGCCAAGCCACCTCATCAGCAGCAACGCCACCCCGTCATCATCTACACCCACTCTCCCAAAGTCATCCACACGCACCCCAAGGATTTCATGGCGTTGGTGCAAAAGCTGACGGGGCTTTCACGTAGTGAAGATGACAATCATCagaatcatcatcatcaccatcaccatcatcatcataataATAACCATCACGACGCGCCTCATCAACCCAAGGTGGATAACGGTGCCGCCTCGGCGGAGGAAGATAGCAAGAGGATCATCAATGACGATAATGATTCATCTTCGGTTATAACAGATGAAAACGGTGAAGGGCAAGTTAACTCTTGCTTTGTACCGCCTTTGTTTGATCCACCACCAGCTCCATTTTTGACAAATATCCCAGTTTTTACGCCCAATTCGGCTGATTTTCTGTGCGTGAATCAACCTTTTTATAATTACACAGATTCATTGTTCTTCACACCAAACATGAGGAGCTCCATTTCATCTTCAGGGTTGGAGGGGATGAATGAGTTTCGTGATTTTTGA